A genome region from Carassius carassius chromosome 23, fCarCar2.1, whole genome shotgun sequence includes the following:
- the lyve1b gene encoding lymphatic vessel endothelial hyaluronic receptor 1b, with protein sequence MTKVWLQLCLPLFLFTSTLCVDVSLIQVPTNDGISGVLLVQTKNNVYSFNATTAKEACEAIQMRIANKAEVETANKNGFQTCRFGWVEEQIAVIPRIEKSDKCGQNQLGISVWRANISKTFDVYCFKPAGSDGSFETTSSRPQSTTGGRTPSNNHYFTKTTHPSSIKSTSTPAYTSRSLPPYTSTPSTSFTFNTSSTTFTTVSLSSTSDSSQATSSTLSLSSPRTSGKFSSSSPSSSSHSSTHFLLQHSSTPTGQPALSQTTTHNRSSIKATPKTFVVISIVLLFLLAAAGAAWYLKIKRGQRFPSWSRMRPVQIIETEMWKQISERHCMPKQTNKNNNKGICNIVFQMEQNPDSS encoded by the exons ATGACTAAAGTCTGGTTACAGTTATGTCTACCGCTCTTCTTATTTACAAGCACACTCTGTGTAGATGTGAGTCTAATCCAAG TCCCTACAAATGATGGAATTTCTGGAGTATTGTTAGTCCAAACCAAGAACAATGTGTACAGTTTTAATGCCACCACAGCCAAAGAAGCATGTGAGGCTATTCAAATGAGAATTGCTAATAAGGCTGAAGTGGAAACGGCAAACAAAAATGGCTTTCAGACATGCAG GTTTGGTTGGGTTGAGGAGCAAATCGCTGTTATTCCCCGAATCGAGAAAAGCGATAAATGTGGTCAAAACCAGTTAGGCATTTCTGTTTGGAGAGCTAACATCAGCAAAACGTTTGATGTTTACTGTTTTAAGCCAGCAG GTTCTGATGGATCATTTGAAACAACATCAAGCAGGCCTCAATCTACAACAGGAGGAAGAACACCATCAAACAACCATTATTTCACTAAAAcaacccatccatcatccatTAAGTCAACCTCTACTCCTGCCTACACATCAAGATCCCTTCCTCCCTACACATCCACCCCATCCACTTCCTTTACTTTCAACACTTCCTCtacaacatttacaacagttaGTCTTTCTAGCACCAGTGACAGTTCCCAGGCAACATCAAGCACTCTGTCTCTTTCATCTCCCAGAACTTCAGGCAAATTCTCATCATCATCCCCCTCGTCATCCTCTCATTCATCCACTCATTTTCTTCTTCAGCATAGCTCAACTCCAACAGGTCAGCCCGCATTGTCCCAGACCACTACACATAACAGATCATCAATTAAAG CTACTCCCAAAACATTTGTCGTCATTTCCATCGTGCTACTGTTCTTGCTGGCAGCGGCAGGTGCAGCTTGGTATCTCAAAAT TAAAAGAGGACAACGGTTTCCATCCTGGTCCAGAATGAGGCCAGTACAGATTATTGAAACGGAGATGTGGAAACAAATAAGTGAGAGGCATTGTATGCCAAAACAgaccaacaaaaacaacaacaaaggaaTATGCAACATCGTATTTCAAATGGAACAAAACCCGGACTCATCCTAA
- the LOC132101818 gene encoding trichohyalin yields MLCPFREMNLRACSHGELQALTSLRTPASDSSTFKSLSHSSNNMNGRFESIEELKGVSKPTHPPRRPVRAVRPMSALSASGSFLQINHLQGELVRKRKECDDLKKENKYLSNEIHMERIMMRTESELTMRTLRNLNQELQAQVKELKQKLHLSQQRATLCSRAAEDADRGRAEADKSRALAEARAIDSRQEKDLAVADKTRLSEELHLLKKEHNDVQLLLAQAEKNYFETKLKLDRVSGEKQALHEENRMLEGERNTLRHKLKELTEENVKIMEKEVNSRRRALVAEEQRERANKAQQEAEQERHLTEREREDRTRECLSWREKHQVLAEVIRAQEELQSLRQTKACQANIKSYFLCMTESDQRVKILKNQDGTPRNFTEGDPVYISTPDLNSEESERSSGSRTMFRVAAPRVGRDTGPAHFSELSPMADSHESGFSRRNRKVEYFWIPTDEEKM; encoded by the exons ATGTTG TGTCCTTTCAGAGAGATGAACTTAAGGGCCTGCTCTCATGGAGAGCTCCAGGCTCTGACTTCACTAAGGACCCCTGCTTCAGACAGTAGTACTTTTAAGTCTCTTTCTCACAGCAGCAACAACATGAATGGCCGATTCGAAAGCATTGAAGAGCTTAAAGGAGTCTCTAAACCCACGCACCCTCCTCGAAGACCTGTACGTGCAGTCCGACCCATGAGTGCTCTGAGTGCCAGCGGCTCCTTCCTGCAGATCAACCACCTGCAGGGAGAACTAGTGAGGAAGAGGAAG GAATGTGATGACCTAAAGAAGGAGAACAAGTATCTGTCTAATGAAATTCACATGGAAAGGATCATGATGAGGACTGAGAGTGAGCTCACCATGAGAACCCTGCGCAATCTCAACCAGGAACTCCAGGCCCAAGTTAAAGAG ttgaaacagaagctgcatctcaGCCAGCAGAGGGCGACACTGTGCTCCAGGGCAGCTGAGGATGCTGATAGAGGACGAGCAGAGGCGGACAAGAGCAGGGCACTAGCGGAGGCTCGGGCAATAGACAGCAGGCAAGAGAAAGATCTCGCAGTAGCTGACAAAACACGGCTCAGTGAAGAACTACATCTTCTGAAAAAAGAG CACAATGATGTCCAGCTACTTTTAGCACAAGCTGAAAAGAATTATTTTGAGACCAAGCTAAAACTAGACAGGGTGTCAGGAGAAAAGCAGGCTCTCCATGAGGAGAACAGAATGCTGGAGGGTGAGAGGAACACGTTACGACACAAACTGAAGGAGCTGACTGAGGAGAATGTGAAGATAATGGAAAA GGAGGTGAACTCCAGACGCAGAGCTCTGGTTGCTGAAGAGCAGAGAGAAAGGGCAAATAAAGCTCAGCAGGAAGctgagcaggaaagacatttaacTGAGCGGGAGAGGGAAGATCGCACCAGGGAGTGTCTCAGCTGGAGAGAGAAACACCAGGTTCTGGCAGAAGTTATCAGAGCCCAGGAAGAACTTCAGTCTCTGAGACAGACCAAAGCA TGTCAAGCTAATATTAAGAGCTACTTCCTGTGTATGACTGAAAGCGACCAGAGGGTTAAGATCCTGAAAAATCAAGATGGCACACCAAGGAACTTCACG GAAGGAGACCCGGTGTATATCTCCACACCTGACCTCAACAGTGAAGAATCCGAGAGAAGTTCAGGGAG CAGGACAATGTTTAGGGTGGCTGCGCCTCGAGTTGGACGGGACACCGGCCCAGCACACTTCAGCGAGCTGTCACCAATGGCAGACTCCCATGAATCAGGATTTTCAAGGAGAAACAGGAAAGTGGAATATTTCTGGATCCCCACTGATgaggaaaaaatgtaa